CGGGCCTCCACCCGCCACGGAGCCCCGGTCATGACCTTCCTGTCCCGCATGCAGCCCTCCCCCGCTCCCATCGCCCCCCGCCGGCTTCCGGAGGTCCCGTCGCAGGGCCCCGCGAACCGCCCGGCGCAGCGGCCCGCTGTCGGGCGTGCGGGAGACGGGTTCGAGGTGCGCGGCGGGCGCGCGGGTCCTGCCGGCGTCAACGGAGGCGCGCAGGCGAACCCCGTGGCGGGTGGGGCCGCGAGCGATGGCCCCGGGGACCTGGGACTCGTGGCGGGCGCCGAGGGACAGGTGCAGCCGGATGCCGTGGCCGTGGGAGGCGTGGGCGGCACCGCGCAGCCGCCGGGAGCGATGGAGCAGTTGCTTCAGAGCGCGCGCGACAACGTGCCCGGCTTCACCTGGCTGGAGTCGAAGGTGGACGGGGCCCTCAAGGTGCTGGGCGCCGCGACCGACGTGACGGGCTCGCAGGCGGACCTGGAGTCCATGAAGCCGGGGGACAAGTACTCCACGTCCGGCGGCTTCGACGGCGGCTACAAGGTGGGCCGCCTCCAGACGCGCGCGCAGATTGAAGTCAGCTGCGAGGAGGGCATGCGGACGGATGAGAAGGGCAACCGCGTGCCGGGGCCCAACTACCGGCTGACCATGGACTCGGAGGTCCTGGGCGGCGTGGGCTTCGACAACGGGAAGATCGACGCCAAGCTGCTGGCCGGTGGCGGCGGCAAGGTGGAGTTCAAGTTCGAGACGCCCCAGGAAGCGGCGCGAGCCACCGCCATCATGGACCGCCTGAAGACAGGCATGCAGTGCAACATCGCGGGCACAGCCGACATGCCGCCTCCGGAAGACCTGGCGTGGCTGCGCGGGAAGATGGCCGCCGTGGAGCTCCGGGGCACGGGCGCCGCCCAGGTGGCCGCGGAGTTCCCCGTCCCGGCGGGCCCCCTGGCGAACTCCGGGGACGTGAACGGCAAGCTCCGCGCGGACCGCACGGTCCGCATCGAGTTCCCCGAGGGCAAGCCGCCGGAGCTCGTCATCAAGGACACCGCCCAGGTGGAGGTGGGCGGCGGTGTGGGCCGGAAGATGGAGGCCAAGGGCACCCTCGTCGGGCCGGACCGGATGAAGATTCCCCTGGAGGCCGGCACGAAGGTGGGGGGCACGGTCAAGGGCAGCGGCAAGCTGGAGATTGAAACGCGCTATCCCCTGCCCACCGGCGTGAACGTGGACGACGTGCTGAAGGATCCGAAGGGCACGCTCGGTCCCGCGATGAAGGACATGGCGGCGAACCAGAAGAGCAAGGTCACCCTGTCGGTGGAGGGGGCCGCCCTGGTCCAGGGCAACGGCAAGGGCACGTCGTACGAGGTCAGCATCGAGGCCAACCCCAGCACGCTCGTGAAGAACGGCACGTTCGACAAGCTGCTGGAGGGCGACGTGCCGGGCGCGTTCAACACCGCCGGCAAGGACGCGACCGTGGAGTACAAGCAGACGAACTACACGCAGCGGGGCGTCACCATGGCGCCCGGCTTCAAGGTCGGCCCCGTGAAGGTGGGCTGGGAGCTGGAGGTTTCACGCCGCACGGTGGACGGGCCCCCGACGACGTGGAAGGGCAACGGGGCGGAGGTGGCCCAGTGGCTGGAGAAGGACTCCAGCCAGAAGGCCGCCTGAGCGGCTACAGCGCCATCGTCCCGGCGATGATCTCCTTCATCACCTCGGACGTGCCGCCGCCGATGGTGAGCATGCGCACGTCGCGCCACGCCCGCGCGACGTGGGACTCCTCCACGTAGCCCATGCCGCCGTAGAACTGCTGGCAGTCATAGGCCACGCGCTGGGCCAGCTCCGTGGTGAGGAGCTTGGCCATCGCAATCTCCTTCACCGGCTTCTGTTTGCGTTTGCGATTGAAGAGCTGGACGGCCTGATAGGTGAGCTGCCGCGCCGCCTCCACGCGGGTGGCGTGGTCCACGAAGGTGTGACGCCACACCTGGAAGTCCAGCAATCGCTTTCCAAACGCCTGACGTTCGCGGCCGTAGCGGATGGCTTCGCGCAGCAGGTCGTCCATCACCGCCACCGTGTAGAGCGCCGTCACCAGCCGCTCCGCGTGGAAGCTGTTCATGATGTGGAAGAAGCCGTCGTTCTCCCGGCCCAGCACGTAGCGGGCGGGGATGCGGCAGTCCTCGAAGTAGAGGATGGCCATGTCCGACGAGCGGTGCCCCACCTTCTGGAGCTTCTTCGACACGGCGAAGCCCTTCACGTCCGTGGGCAGCGTCACCAGCGAGATGCCCGGCGCGCCCTCCCCGCCCGTGCGCACCGCCAGCACCAGGAAGTCCGCGCGGGCGCCGTTGGAGATCCACGTCTTGGCGCCCTGGATGACGTAGTCGTCGCCGTCCCTGCGCGCGGTGGTGCGCAGCCGCGCCAGGTCCGAGCCCGCGTCCGGTTCGCTCATCGCCAGCGCCGCGATGCGCTCCCCGGTGAGCGCGGGGGCGAGGAACTCGCGCTTCTGCTCGTCGGTGCCCAGCTCGTTGATGACCGGCGTGGCCATCTGCCCCTGCACCAGGAGGGACATCGCCACGCCGCCGTTGCGCGCCCGGGCCAGCTCCTCCGCGAAGGCGGCCACGTACCAGTAGTCCAGTCCGCTGCCGCCCCAGGCCGTGTCGTGGCTGATGCCGAAGAAGCCCAGCTCGCCGCAGCGGCGGAAGACGTCGCGAGGGAACTCACCGGCCTGGTCCCACTCCAGCGCGTGCGGGGCCAGCTCCTTCTCGACGAACTGACGCACGGTGCGGCGGAACGCCTCGTGCTCCGGGGTGAAGCGCTCATCCATGCGCGGGATGCTGTCAGGGCCCGCCCCACGCTTTCAAGCCGCGCGGCCCTCAGCGTGCGCGGATGAACGTGAAGGACAGCGGCTGGCCGCCCCGGTGGAGCGCGAGCACCGCGGGGCTGCCCGGCGCGCCCAGCTCGCGCCGCCGCGCCTCGCCCGTGTCCAGCACCACCGCCCCGTCGATGGAGCGCACCACGTCCCCCACCTGGAGGCCCGCGACGTCCGCGCCCTCCGCGATGCCGCTGATGATGACGTCCCGTCCCGTCATGCCGAAGCTCAGACCCAGCCGCCCCGGCTCCACGCGCTGGGGACCCAGGCGCCAGTCCCCCAGGGCCTGCGTCTTCCCCGCCGCCAGCGTCACCCGCCGGTCCACCAGCTCCCGCCCCCGGCTCCACGCGGTGAGCCGGTGCGGGCCCGGGGCCAGGTCCTTCAGCTCGAAGCGGCCGTCCGCGCCCGTCGTGGGGGACGCGATGCCGTCCGCGTCCACGTACGCGCCCGCCAGCGGCTCGTTCGTGCGCGCGTCCACCAGCCGTCCGGACACGCCGCCGCCCGCGTCCACCACCACCTCCACGGCGGCCTCCGCGCCCGACGCGAGCGTCACGTCCACCTTGCCCGCACGCCCGTCCGGCAGCGTGGCCGTGACGGTGACGCGCGTGGGGAAGACGTCGTCCACCTGGAAGCTGTCTCCGGAGAACTGGCGCTCCACGCGCGAGAGGAAGTCGTCCTCGCCGCGCGCCGCGGTGACGGTCAACGTGAAGCCCCGCACCTCGCGGCCTCCGGCGGAGCTCACGGTGCCCTTCAGCCGGGCGGCGGGCTTCAACTGGAGCGTGAGTTCCTTCTGTGTCGCGGACACGCGCGCGGCCTCGCCCTGCCGTCCGCCGTTCGTGGACCAGACGCGCCATGCGTCCGAGCCCAGCCCATCCAGCGCCAGCACCGCCTGGCCGGACGCGTCCGTCATCTCCTCCGCCTGGATGTCGGAGTGGCCCGCCTCCGTGGCCATCACGGTCGCCCGGACGGAGGGCGCGCCGTTGGGCTCCAGCACCGTCACGCGGAGCGGCTTCTTCGGCTCGCCCACCACCAGGTCCACCTGACGCCGGCCTCCGGCTTCCAGCTCCACCACCTGCTGCTGGTCGCCGTTCTGGTAGCGCAGCGCGGACAGCCACGCGCTCAACTGGTAGCGCCCCGCGCCCACGCGCATCGACCACGTTCCATCCGGCTTCGCGGGCACGTCGACGGACTCGGACGCGGGCGCATCCACCCGGTGCGCGGTGACCGTCACCGCGCCCGAAGGCCGCTGTCCGTCCCCGGTGCGCACCGTGCCCTCCAGCACGCCCTCGCCCACGAGCTTCAGCCGCGCCGTCGCCGTCTTTCCCGCCTCCACGCGCACGGGCTGGCGCACGGCGTCCTCGCTGTTCGCGCGGCGCGCCGCGACATACACGGTGCCCTCCGGCACGTCCTCCAACGTGAAGCGCCCCTGCGCGTCTGTCATTGAAGGCAACGCGTCCGGCAGGGGCCGCCACTTGAGCTGCGCCACCACCGTCACGCCGGGAAGCGGCGCGTCCGCGCCATCCACCACCGTGCCCTCGATGCGCCCGGGCGCCGCCAGCTCCAGCACCAGCTCGAAGCGCTGCCCCGCGAGCACGCCCAGCCCCGTGCGCGTGAGCGGCTGGAAGCCCTGAGCGCTCACCTGCACGTCGTAGGCGCCCGGCGCGAGCCCGCCCACCTCGAAGCGCCCGTCCGCCGCCGAGCGCGCCTGGAGCAGGTCCGCCCGGTCGCCATGCGCGCGCACGCCCACCGTGGCCCCCGCGATGGCCTCACCCGAGTCCTTGCGCCGTACCCAACCCACGAGTGACGCCGCGCCGCCGAGGCGGATCCGCACGTCCTTCACCGTCATGCCCGGCCCCACGACGACCGCGCCCCCGGCCGCGCCGGTCTCCTGCGCGTGACGGGCCGTCACCTGGAACGACCCCGGGGGCACGTCCAGAGAGAAGCTGCCCGTGTCCCCGGCCTCCACCTCCACCGCGCCGTCCTCGCCCCAGGCGCTCACACGTGCGCCCGGCGCGGGCGTCCCATCCGCGCGCGTGACGAAGCCCTCGATGAACGCGGAGCCCTCCAGCTCCACGCGCACGTCCGTCCCCGGGACGTGCACGCGCGCGATGCGGCGGGGCGCGTGGCCGGCAGCCCTCGCCTCCAGTTGGTACTCACCGCGCGCCAGCCCGTGGAACCCGAACGCGCCCCGTGCGTCGCTGAGCGCTTCGTGCCGCGCCTCGTCCGGCACCGACGCGCCCGTCTGGAGGAACACGGGGAGCGCGTCCTCGAAGCCCGTGTGCGGCGTCAGCGTCAGCTCCGCCATCGGCACTGGCGCACCGCCCGCGCGCTCCACCGTCAGGCCCGTCAACGACACGCCAGGCTCCAGCAGGAGCCGGACCGTGGATTGGGCTTCTCCACGCGGCCGCGTCACCTCCGCGCGCGCCAACGCCAGACCCTCCGCACGCGCGGTGACGAGATAGGGCCCGGGACGCGCGGGCAGCACGAGCGCTCCCGCCGCATCCGTCCGGCCCTGCCCCGCCACGCGCCATGAAGGCAGCCGCGAGCCCGGCGCCGCCGGTCCCCGCAGGTACAGCGTCACCTCCGCGCCCGCGAGCGGCCCCGCTGGCGTGACGGTCTCCACGCGCAGGGCCCCGTCCGCGTCCCGCATGGGCTGTTCCACGGGCGCGGTCGCCGGCCCCCCGTCCTGCCCCGGGGCCCCCGCCATTCCCGCCGTGGGAGACACGGCGTGCGTCACGGTCACGCCGCTCGCCGACGCGACAGGGCTGGAGGCGCGAAGCCAGACGAGGACGCCGGCCAGCAGGAGCGCCAGCCCGGCCACGACGACGAACACCTTGCGAGACATGCACCCTCCGGGGGGTGGGGAGCCGCGCTCCAGACACCTCACCCGGGCCCCAGGTTCCAGGGGACGTCCCGCTTTGTCCAACCCCCGCCCGCGCTACAGCGGGAGCACCGCCAGGCGGAGGCCCACGGTGAACAGCGCGTGGAAGCCGTCGTCCACGCGCGCGAGCGGCTGGTCGCGGCTGCCCAACCCGGTGATGTCCACCGTCTGCGAACCGGTCCGCACCGTGTAGCTGCCAATGGACGCGGTGATGATGGGTCCCACCGACAGGGCGCGCATCAGCCGCACGTCACCGCCCAGCGTGACGCGGGCGAAGGTGGGGCCCCGGTCCGTGACGTGCGTATCGACGTGCGCGGGCACGAACACCCCCGGCGCGGCCTGCACCTGCGTGTCGCCCTCCACGTGGCTCTTGAGGATCTCCAGGCCCACGCCCAGGCCAATCCACGGGTCGAAGCCCGCGTCCGGAGCGATGTGGTAGCGGACCTCCGGCCCGAAGCGCCACTGCTCGGTGGAGCAGTCGAAGCCCTCCGGGCACGACAGGTCGTTCGTCTTGGTGAACACCTTCTCCCAACTGCCCCACACCCCCACGTAGAAGCGCGGCGTCGCCCGGAAGCCCAGCTCCGCGATGACGGGGATGGACACCTTCGCGGAGTCGGTGATCTTGAGGCTCTCCACCGTGCCCGCGGGGCTCAGGCCGTTCTTGTAGACGTAGCCCACGCCGAAGCCCGCGTTGCCGCTCACCGCGATCTCCGGCCCCATGCGCCCGTAGGGCCGCACCGGCGTCGTCAGCGACTCCGTGGTCGTGGTCGTCGTGGTGGTGGTCGTCTCCGCCTCCGTCTGGGGCTCCGGCTCCTGCGCCCCCGCCGACGTGACGATTCCCAGCGCGGCGGCGAGCGACAGCGTCCAGCGGAACGGCGAGGTCATGAAGGTCATCCGGTACATCCTCCGTGTTCGGGATGGAGCCGGACGGAAGCAAGCCGCGAGTGCCGTTAGAAGCCACCCTCCGCCCGCGCGCGCCGCCATTCGACAGACAGCCGCTCTGAGCGACCGGTCGCGAACAGCCACCCCACCCCACGGGGAGGCAACCGCGATCCCTACATTAGCAAGACGGCCCGAAAATCCAACGGGTTGACCCGGCGGGGACCAGCGTTCACCTTGCACGGCCACCCAAACGCCCAAGGGCGGAAAGGAAGCCATCATGGCCGGCCAGGAGCTGTCGCCCGAGGCGCTCGCGCTCATCGCCGAGGAAGAGGCCCTGCTGTCCCGCGTCCAGCAGGCGCTGTCCGAGGCGCGCCGTCAGGCCGCGGAGCGCACGCTGGACACCCAGGGGCTCATGGCCCAGCTCCAGGTCCTGCGCGACGACGCCACCACCGCGCACGCCGCGGACCTGCCGCATGTCTTCACGCAGATGAACGAGGTGCGCTCCATGCTGGAGCGGCAGGAGACCGTGCCGCTGCCGGACGCGAACGCCCCCTATTTCGCGCACCTGCGCCTGTCCAGCGCCACGGGCGCGCGCGACTACCTGCTCGGCCGCACCAGCTTCGCCAACCTCGCCGCCGGCGTGCGCGTCATCGACTGGCGCTTCGCCCCCGTCGCGCGCGTCTTCTACAACTACGAGGAGGGCGACGCGTTCGAGGAGTACTTCGGCGACCGGCTCTCCGAGGGCGAGGTGGAGGCGCGCCGGCTGGTCATCATCGAGAAGGGCGTCCTCACCCGCATCAGCACCGGCCCGCACCTGCTCCAGCGCGACGCCCAGGGCCGCTGGCACGCGAGAGGACGCGACGCGGCCTCCGTGCTCGCGGGCGGCAGCGGCACCGCCGCGCGTCCGGGCTTGCTGGGCGTGGGCCGCGGCACCACGCGCGTCGAGGATGCCTTTGGCGTCACGGCGCTCCTGGACGCGGAGCAGTACGCCGCCGTCAGCACCGGCCCGGAGCAGCCGCTGCTGGTGCTGGGCAGCGCGGGCAGCGGCAAGACGACGGTGGCGCTGCACCGGCTGGCCAAGGTCGTCTTCGACGACGCGAAGGCGTACCCGCAGGCGCGCACCAAGGTCGTCGTCCCGGAGGCGGGCCTGGCCCGGCTCACGCGCCGGCTCCTGGAGCCGCTGGGCCTGGGCAAGGTGTCCGTGGAGACGCTGGAGTCCTGGTCGCTCGCCACCGCGCGCTCCGCCTTCAGCCTGCCGGGCATCAAGCTCTCCCCGGAGACGCCCGCGCTCGTGTCGCGCTTCAAGCGCCACCCCGCCCTGCGCCGCGCGCTGGCGGACCGGGTGCCCGTGTTCAAGGGCAAGGCCCTGCCGCCCACGCTGGACCGGCTGCGCCTCAAGCTGGCGGACGCGTACCTGGACCGCGCCTTCCTGGAGGCCGTGGTGGCGGACGCGAAGGGCGAGCTGCCGCGCACCGTGGTGGCGGAGGTGATGGAGCACACGAAGCAGCAGACCGCCACGCCGCTGGCGCGCCAGTACAAGGGCTACGACGCGGACAGCCTCATCACCGTGGACGGGCGCGCCATCGAAGCGGACACACCCGACGCGCTCGCGGGCACGGTGGACCCGGACGACCTGCCCATCCTCATGTTCCTCAAGGCGCAGCGGGGCGCGCTGGGCGCGGAGCGGCTGGCCCACGTGGTGCTGGACGAGGCGGAGGACTTCTCCCTCTTCGAGCTCTTCGTCGTCAGCCAGCTGCTCGGCGACAGCCGCAGCTGCACACTGGCGGGGGACGAGGTGCAGCAGACGACGGCGGGCTTCGCCGGCTGGGACGCCGCCCTGGAGGAGCTGGGCATCCGCGACGCCGCCACCTGCCGGCTCCAGGTGTCCTACCGCTGCCCGCGCCCGGTGGTGGAGCTGGCGCAGCACGTGCTGGGCACCCAGTCCCCGGCCAACGCCGCCCGCGCCGGCCGCGAGGGCGCACCGGTGGGCTTCCACCACTTCCCCGACGAGGCCCAGGCGTGGCTGTTCCTGGGGGACGCCCTGCGCGACCTGGTGCTGCGCGAGCCGCACGCGTCGGTGGGCGTCATCGCCAGCAGCCGCGAGTCCGCCCAGTCCTTCCACCGCGTCATCCGGGAGATGCCCTGGGCGCGGCTGGTGCTGGAGGGCGACTTCTCCTTCGAGCCCGGCGTGGACGTGACGGACGTGGACAACGTGAAGGGCCTGGAGTTCGACTACGTCGTCCTGCCGGACGTCACCGCGCGCGCCTACCCCGCGGACGACGAGGCCCGCCGCAGGCTGCACGTCGCCGTCACCCGCTCCTCCCACCAGTTGTGGGTGGCCTCCTCCGCCGTACGCTCACCGCTCATCCGCACCTTCCCCGGCGTGGACGGCGGGGCCTGAAGCGGCGGCCAGGGCAAAGGGGCTTCAGGGCTGACGGCCACCGCCAGCCCGCCACTCCTTCTGCCGCTGGGCGTTGGCCTCCCGGCGCGCCAGCGCGTCCGACTCCTGGCGCGGCAGCTCCGCCAGCCGCGCGCGGTGCAGGTTCACGCTCAACTCCAACAGCCCCTTGTGCTCCGAGGGCAGCTTGTCGCCGTAGTCCTGCAGCACCGTGGTGGCGAAGGCGATGGCGTCCTCGGACAGCTGGCGGCGGTGCTCGTAGTACTGGTGCACCTCCTCCTCCGTCGCCTCGTTGGCCAGCACCTTGCCGTAGAGCGCGTTCCACTTCGCCTTCACGCCCTCGCGGCGGCGCAGCTCGTCCGGGTCCTGGGTGGGGACGTCGTTCTCCCAGTAGAGGTTGCCCGGCAGCTTCGCGCGCAGCGCGTCCAGGTCCACCGGATAGGGGCCGGCCTCCGGCTCCTCCGCCTGCACCTGCGCCGTCGCCGCGCCCACCAGGTCCAGCCCGCCGTCCTTCGCGCGGGGCACCGCCGACGAGGAAGCGAACACGGGCGGCGGCGCGGGGGCCTGCGCCATGGGCGCGGGCGGCACGGCCGGCGTGGCGTCCTCCGGGGCCTGCCCGCCAAAGACAAGCCACGCCCCCACCGCCAGGACCAGGACTCCCGCAGTGCCCAGGGGCAGCTTCCAACGCGCGCGCGTGCTCATGCCCAAGGCCATACCGCGCGCCCCGCACCCGCCGCAACCCGTGTCACCCCGCCCGCCAACGCACCGCGCAATTGATACATTTAAAACATGGCATGCCGCGTCAATTCTTGACTCCCAGCTGACGCAAGACGGCAATCCCAGTCCTTCCAGATGGAATGCTGCACCCAACTTGGAATTCACTATTTTCACCGGTAGCGAAGTTTCCCTGCTTCCGGCTGATAAACAAAAACGTATCATTCGCGGCCGCAACCCCATTCACTCCCCCTCTTGGAGGAAGCCGCATGAGAAGTTTTCTCTGGATGAGCCTTCTGGCCCTCTCCGCCCCCGTGGGCACCGCGCATGCCGAAGTGCTGGTGGAAGGCATCGTTGACGTGCTGGTGGACGGCGGCAACAACTACGCCTGGCAGAAGGTGGCGCTGCCCGGCCTGAAGTGTGGCAACGGCTCGCAGTACAAGTTCTTCGTGCACCGCACGGCGTCCCCCAACCTGCTGTTCATGATGGAAGGTGGCGGCGCGTGCTGGGACTACGATTCCTGTAGCGGCCGCCTGGGCATCCTGGGCGCGGCGAACCCCAACGGCATCGCCGACGACTACATGACGCAGTTCACGGCCAAGTACGTGTCCCCCATCGTCAACGGGGCGGACCCGGGCCTGCCCTTCCGTGACCGCAAGGACATCGTCACGAAGGACTGGAACATCGTCTACATGCCGTACTGCACGGGCGACGTGCACATCGGCAACAACGCCAAGACGTACGTGGACACCACCGGCGGCCAGGCCCCGCTGACCTGGTACCACAATGGCTATAACAACACGCTTGCCGCGGCGAACTACGCCAAGCAGAACTTCCCCGGCGTCCAGAAGCTGCTGGTGACGGGCTACAGCGCGGGTGGCACGTCCACGTCCGCCGGCTACTACTTCATCCGCAAGGCCATCAACCCCGCCAAGGGGTACATGCTGAACGACTCCGGCCCCATCTTCATGGCGCCGAACTCGAACTCCCTGTCGCGCCCGCTGCACGACAAGATCCGCTCGTCGTGGAACCTGGACTCGGTGTTCAGCCAGCTGCCGGCCAGCTTCAGCATCAACGACATGGGCTCCATCAACAAGATGGTGGCCACGGAGTTCCCGAACGACCAGCTCGCGTACACGGGCTACACGATGGACTACAACTACTCGCGCTATTCGTATGAGCGCTTCAAGACGCCCAACGACGAGGCGTCCATCCACGCGTACTGGAAGCAGGACCAGGACGCGTTCGTGGCGGAGCTGAACAAGTACAACAACTTCAGCTACTTCATCCCGCACCAGCGCGACATCAACGCCAGCCACTGCAGCACCATCATCACCTTCGTGGGCGCGCACGCCTGCCAGCGCATGGAGAAGAAGTACTGGTACGAGTACGCCTCCAGCCCCTGGCAGTCCTGGGCCTGCCACAGCGAGATGGTCCCCATGGACGTCTTCCTGTCGCGCTTCATCAACGGCAACCAGCGCGTGCGCATCTACGAGCCGGCCAACAACTACAACAAGGAAGACGCGGGCATGAGCATCCTCGCGCCCCTCATCAACGGCGCGCTCGGCGGGTAGTCCTTCCCACCGGCTGTCCCTGAAATGAAAACGGGAGCGGGCCCCCTGGGGTCCGCTCCCGTTGTCTTTCCAGCCGTCTACCAGCTCAGGTGAGGCCGGGCAGCGTGCCCGTGTAGTCCGGGTGGCCGAAGCGGTCCACGTTCACGCCGAAGGCCTGGGCAATGGAGGTGAGCAGCTTGTTGTGCTCCACCGCGCCCGGCAGCGGGGTGCCCGGGCCCGGCCATGAGCCCAGCGGGTCCTTGCCGGGGCGCAGCGACAGCATGCGGCCCATGCGGAACTTCCCGCCCGCGCCGCCCGCCAGCACCGTGGGGATGGACACGTTCATGTGGCCGGCGGCGTCGCCCAGCTCGTTCCCCCAGAGGATGAGGGTGTTGTCGAGCACCGTGCCGCTGCCCTCCGGGATGGCCTTGAGGCTGTCCATGAGGCGCGCGACCTGCTCCGAGTACCACCGCTGCACCTGCACCATGCGCAGGCGGATTTCGGTGCGCGCGGGTTCGGACTGGGTGTCCGTGCGGTGGGCGATGTCGTTGTGGATGTCCTCGTCGATGCCAATCCACGGCATGGACGGCCCGGGGATGGTCATGGTCACCACGCGCGTCAAGTCACACGCGAACGCGCGGGCGATGAGGTCCATGTGCAGCTCGGTGAGGCCGGGCATGTTGTTGATGTCGCCCAGGTCGCTCAGCGCCTCGGACGGCGCGTCCGGCCGGGCGCAGTTGAGCGCCCCGGTGTTGGTGAGCCGCCGCTCGATGTCGCGCAGCGCCGCCAGGTGCGTGTCCAGCTTGGTGCCCTCCGTGGCCGCCAGCCGCGACTTCAGCCGGGTGGCGTCCTTGATGAGGTAGTCCAGCAGGCTCTTGCGCTTGGTGAGGATGGCCTGCGCCTCGGCCGGATTGGAGCCCAGGCCGCCGAAGAGGCGCTTGTAGACGTTGGCGGGGTTGAGCTCGAACGGGACGCGCGAGCCGTTCTCCGTGAAGGAGATGCTGTTGTAGACGTGCTGGGCGCCGAACTGCTCGAAGGCGTGCAACTGCAGCGAGCGGAACTGGGTGACGCCGCCCACCGCGTTGCCAATCACCTGGTCCAGGGACGGGCCGGAGGGCAGCTCGTCACCGCTGGACACCTCCACCTGGCTGCCGGTGAGGAAGGTGACGGGGCCGCCCTCGTGGCCGGTGCGGCCGTGCTCGTAGAGGACGCGGTAGTCCAGGCCGTCCAGCACCAGCAGCTTGTCGCGGTGGCGCTGGAGCGGCTGGAGGACGGAGTTCTCGAAGTCGATGTCGAAGTTCGTGTCGCTGCCCCGGGGCCGCCAGTACTCCGGCAGGAAGCCGTGCGGGGTGAACAGCGCGATGAAGCGCAGGGGCGCGGCGTCGGCCGCTTCGGCCACGGAGCTGGTGAGCAGGTGCGCGAAGGGCGCCGCCATGGCCGTGCCGGACAGGAGCTTCAGGATGCTGCGTCGGGAGAAGTCGCGGGACATGGAGGTCTAAGCTCAACGGGTGGGCAGACGCCGCTGGGTGAAGGAAGCCGAGCGCACCAGGCTGACCAGCGCTTCGGTGATTTTCAGGTGGTCCGTGCGGTAGGGGCCCGTGCGCATGGCGGCGAGCAGCTCCGCGTCCGAGGCGTGCTCGTCACGTCCCATGGCGTAGCGCACGAACTGGAGCGGCACGCAATTGGCCAGCTCGTCGCTGGTGGTCAGCAAGCGCGCCAGCTGCGCGCCGCCGGTGAAGCTGCCCAGGTTGGTGGTGCCATCCTTGGCCATCACCGCGCCGCTGGCGTCCACCGTCTTGCCGTTCTCCTCCGTGCGGTGCTGGCCCAGGCCGTCGAAGTCCTCCATGCCGAAGCCCATGGGGTCGATGATCTTGTGGCAGCCGGCGCAGTTGGGGTTGTTGGTGTGCGCCGCGAAGCGCTCGCGGGTGGTGGCGTTCTCCGACAGCGCCGGAGGGATGGTGGACACGTTGGCCGGCGGCGCGGGCACCGTGCGGCACAGCATGCGCGTGAGCACGAACTTGCCGCGCTTGATGGGCGAGGACGAGTCGAAGTGGGCGTACGTGGACATCACGCCCGCCTGCGTGAGGATGCCCTGGCGCTCCGGGGGCAGCGTCACGCGGCCCAGGCCGGTGTCGTCGTCCACGTTGGTGCGCTCCAGGCCGCCGTAGAAGTTGGCCAGCGTCTCGTCCACGAAGGAGTACTTCGCACCGAGCAGCTCCTCCACGGAGCCCCCGTTGTTCTTCACGATGGAGTCGATGAACGCGTCGCGCTCGCGGACCATGGAGTCGCGGAAGTCCACGCTGTA
This window of the Corallococcus macrosporus genome carries:
- a CDS encoding DUF1552 domain-containing protein, whose translation is MSRDFSRRSILKLLSGTAMAAPFAHLLTSSVAEAADAAPLRFIALFTPHGFLPEYWRPRGSDTNFDIDFENSVLQPLQRHRDKLLVLDGLDYRVLYEHGRTGHEGGPVTFLTGSQVEVSSGDELPSGPSLDQVIGNAVGGVTQFRSLQLHAFEQFGAQHVYNSISFTENGSRVPFELNPANVYKRLFGGLGSNPAEAQAILTKRKSLLDYLIKDATRLKSRLAATEGTKLDTHLAALRDIERRLTNTGALNCARPDAPSEALSDLGDINNMPGLTELHMDLIARAFACDLTRVVTMTIPGPSMPWIGIDEDIHNDIAHRTDTQSEPARTEIRLRMVQVQRWYSEQVARLMDSLKAIPEGSGTVLDNTLILWGNELGDAAGHMNVSIPTVLAGGAGGKFRMGRMLSLRPGKDPLGSWPGPGTPLPGAVEHNKLLTSIAQAFGVNVDRFGHPDYTGTLPGLT
- a CDS encoding pectin acetylesterase-family hydrolase — its product is MRSFLWMSLLALSAPVGTAHAEVLVEGIVDVLVDGGNNYAWQKVALPGLKCGNGSQYKFFVHRTASPNLLFMMEGGGACWDYDSCSGRLGILGAANPNGIADDYMTQFTAKYVSPIVNGADPGLPFRDRKDIVTKDWNIVYMPYCTGDVHIGNNAKTYVDTTGGQAPLTWYHNGYNNTLAAANYAKQNFPGVQKLLVTGYSAGGTSTSAGYYFIRKAINPAKGYMLNDSGPIFMAPNSNSLSRPLHDKIRSSWNLDSVFSQLPASFSINDMGSINKMVATEFPNDQLAYTGYTMDYNYSRYSYERFKTPNDEASIHAYWKQDQDAFVAELNKYNNFSYFIPHQRDINASHCSTIITFVGAHACQRMEKKYWYEYASSPWQSWACHSEMVPMDVFLSRFINGNQRVRIYEPANNYNKEDAGMSILAPLINGALGG